One window of the Streptomyces sp. NBC_00259 genome contains the following:
- a CDS encoding threonine synthase — MTDYQCAMCEVRSPVETLTWCCPQCRGPWDLDFAAGPVPRNSLSGRTNSLWRYEEALPLAAADASRGPQAVSLGEGRTPLVPLTETVTAKLDFLMPTLSFKDRGAVMLAELARHLKPRRVIADSSGNAGTSIAAYCARAGLDCTVYVPATTSQKKVEQISAHGARLDIVPGGREEAALAARAAADEDGVFYASHVYNPYFLHGTKTYVYEIWEDLGGRLPETLVVPAGNGTLLLGASLAIEELHSHGLIAERPALIAVQASAVAPLAFAFRAGADDILAPAATTPTLAEGIAIPNPPRARQILTAVRATGGTILTVTEDQIRAAQLDLAGRGLFVEPTGVACWAAIGAHGLDDRTTVVPLCGAGAKTGLALRE, encoded by the coding sequence ATGACGGACTATCAGTGCGCGATGTGCGAGGTGCGGTCCCCTGTCGAGACGCTCACCTGGTGCTGTCCACAATGCAGAGGTCCCTGGGATCTCGACTTCGCCGCCGGCCCCGTCCCCCGCAACTCCCTGTCCGGACGGACCAATTCACTCTGGCGTTACGAGGAGGCCCTCCCCCTCGCGGCCGCGGACGCCTCGCGCGGCCCGCAGGCCGTCTCGCTCGGCGAGGGCAGGACCCCGCTCGTGCCGCTCACCGAGACCGTCACCGCGAAGCTCGACTTCCTGATGCCGACCCTGTCCTTCAAGGACCGCGGCGCGGTCATGCTCGCGGAACTGGCCCGGCATCTGAAGCCGCGGCGCGTCATCGCCGACAGCAGCGGCAACGCCGGCACCTCGATCGCGGCGTACTGCGCCCGGGCCGGGCTGGACTGCACGGTGTACGTGCCCGCCACGACCTCGCAGAAGAAGGTCGAACAGATCTCGGCGCACGGCGCCCGTCTCGACATCGTGCCGGGCGGCCGCGAGGAGGCGGCACTGGCAGCCCGCGCCGCCGCCGACGAGGACGGCGTCTTCTACGCCTCGCATGTCTACAACCCGTACTTCCTGCACGGCACGAAGACCTATGTGTACGAGATCTGGGAGGACCTCGGCGGCCGGCTTCCCGAGACGCTCGTCGTGCCCGCCGGCAACGGGACGCTGCTGCTCGGCGCCTCTCTGGCCATCGAGGAGCTCCACTCCCACGGGCTGATCGCCGAGCGTCCCGCCCTCATCGCCGTACAGGCGTCGGCGGTCGCCCCGCTCGCCTTCGCCTTCCGGGCCGGCGCGGACGACATCCTCGCCCCCGCGGCCACCACCCCCACCCTCGCCGAGGGCATCGCGATCCCGAACCCACCGCGCGCCCGCCAGATCCTCACCGCCGTACGCGCCACCGGCGGCACCATCCTCACGGTGACGGAGGACCAGATCCGGGCCGCACAACTGGACCTCGCGGGCCGCGGCCTCTTCGTCGAGCCCACAGGCGTCGCCTGCTGGGCGGCGATCGGCGCCCACGGCCTGGACGACCGCACCACCGTCGTACCGCTGTGCGGGGCGGGAGCGAAGACGGGACTGGCACTGCGCGAGTGA
- a CDS encoding S8 family peptidase has product MSVMRNSRRRLSAASAIAVAALALGAASALPATAAESAPVGVIQNAGAPGAIAGSYIVTLDESAADAGSKAGKDLAAEYGAKIKKTYNAALNGYAVELSEAQAKKFAADPAVESVVQNRVFTISGTQPNPPSWGLDRIDQRALPLNQSYTYPDSAGEGVTAYVIDTGVRITHSDFGGRASYGYDAIDNDNTAQDGNGHGTHVAATVAGSSYGVAKKAKVVGVRVLNNAGSGTTAQVVAGIDWVTQNAVKPAVANMSLGGGVDTALDTAVRNSIASGVTYAIAAGNDGANASSTSPARVTEAITVGSTTSTDARSSFSNYGSVLDIFAPGSSITSAWNTSDSATNTISGTSMATPHVAGAAALYLADNRTATPAQVSSALTTAATPNVVGNPGSGSPNRLLYVGGGSTTPPGPRFENTADFAINDNTTVESPVTVSGVTGSAPAALQVPVSIVHTYIGDLQVQLVAPDGTAYTLKSYGTGGSSDNINTTYTVNASSETANGTWKLRVSDNANYDTGRIDSWALQF; this is encoded by the coding sequence ATGTCCGTGATGCGTAATTCGCGGCGAAGACTGTCCGCGGCCAGCGCCATAGCCGTCGCCGCCCTGGCGCTCGGCGCCGCGTCCGCCCTTCCGGCCACCGCGGCCGAGTCCGCCCCGGTAGGCGTCATCCAGAACGCGGGCGCCCCCGGCGCCATCGCCGGCAGCTACATCGTCACCCTTGACGAATCGGCCGCCGACGCCGGCTCCAAGGCGGGCAAGGACCTCGCCGCGGAGTACGGAGCCAAGATCAAGAAGACGTACAACGCCGCTCTCAACGGATACGCCGTCGAACTGTCCGAGGCGCAGGCCAAGAAGTTCGCCGCGGACCCGGCCGTCGAGTCCGTCGTGCAGAACCGTGTCTTCACGATCTCCGGCACCCAGCCGAACCCGCCCTCCTGGGGCCTGGACCGCATCGACCAGAGGGCACTGCCCCTCAACCAGAGCTACACCTACCCCGACTCGGCCGGTGAGGGCGTCACCGCGTACGTCATCGACACCGGTGTACGGATCACCCACAGCGACTTCGGTGGCCGGGCCTCGTACGGCTACGACGCCATCGACAACGACAACACGGCGCAGGACGGCAACGGCCACGGCACGCACGTCGCCGCCACCGTCGCCGGATCCTCGTATGGTGTCGCCAAGAAGGCCAAGGTCGTCGGCGTCCGGGTGCTCAACAACGCCGGCTCCGGCACCACCGCGCAGGTCGTCGCGGGCATCGACTGGGTGACGCAGAACGCCGTCAAGCCGGCCGTCGCCAACATGAGCCTCGGCGGCGGCGTGGACACGGCGCTGGACACCGCCGTACGCAACTCCATCGCCTCCGGCGTCACCTACGCCATCGCGGCGGGCAACGACGGCGCCAACGCGTCCAGCACCTCGCCGGCCCGGGTGACCGAGGCCATCACGGTCGGCTCCACCACCAGCACCGACGCGCGCTCCAGCTTCTCCAACTACGGCAGCGTCCTGGACATCTTCGCCCCGGGCTCCTCCATCACCTCGGCCTGGAACACCAGCGACAGCGCCACCAACACCATCTCCGGCACGTCGATGGCCACCCCGCACGTCGCCGGTGCCGCCGCGCTCTACCTCGCGGACAACCGCACCGCGACCCCCGCACAGGTGTCCTCGGCCCTGACCACCGCCGCGACCCCGAACGTCGTCGGCAACCCCGGCTCCGGCTCGCCCAACCGGCTCCTTTACGTCGGCGGCGGCTCGACCACGCCGCCCGGACCGAGGTTCGAGAACACCGCCGACTTCGCGATCAACGACAACACCACCGTGGAGTCGCCCGTCACCGTCAGCGGTGTCACCGGCAGTGCCCCGGCCGCCCTGCAGGTGCCCGTGAGCATCGTTCACACCTACATCGGTGACCTCCAGGTCCAGCTCGTCGCCCCGGACGGCACCGCGTACACGCTGAAGTCCTACGGCACGGGCGGCAGCTCCGACAACATCAACACCACGTACACGGTGAACGCCTCTTCGGAGACCGCGAACGGTACGTGGAAGCTGCGCGTGAGCGACAACGCCAACTACGACACCGGCAGGATCGACTCCTGGGCGCTGCAGTTCTGA
- a CDS encoding translation initiation factor 2, whose translation MTAPLLHGVAVNPAAPTDVLLRLLTSRHKEAWSPLCRQRRDFPDAVVDAIVTHPEPRVRADFVRNPYVDGEVRGRLVDDPEWIVRAHFAGGPGHEWLPQPLPDWVVDRMYTTYGNEELGQLITSRQVPYRTLLGHAAHPMASIRSTAVQMWAGLSEERRAALPADPHPAVRAAFERRMREEDAEENERQLNRLPPHNSHARSHILVNRPLTRAVVDSLLHGTDEEDHWVLAHNHSTPPDVVALMAASPDTGVRLEVAGRAVLAREVVELLAHDRDPGVRTAVSVRPELTEAERAAIDYVVDQDEDFLPIPHHTRPPRDPAVTTSRANSAHPLLRRHAATDPALPAALVALLAEDDDLGVRVLLAQNHPAPPPELLLRCHLEYTGRERDRLTTRPGFPVTGLAARFADAEDPSVRRLATLDPELQPACADALTRDPDPGVRAAAARHPRLPPRRLLALLDDEELAGDGAANPVLPLAVMYGLLDA comes from the coding sequence ATGACGGCGCCCTTGCTCCATGGCGTCGCGGTGAACCCCGCCGCGCCCACAGACGTCCTCCTACGGCTGCTGACATCTCGCCACAAGGAGGCGTGGAGCCCGCTGTGCCGCCAGAGGCGAGACTTCCCCGACGCCGTCGTCGACGCGATCGTCACCCATCCCGAGCCACGGGTCCGGGCGGATTTCGTCCGCAACCCCTACGTGGACGGTGAGGTGCGCGGGCGGCTGGTGGACGATCCGGAATGGATCGTACGAGCCCATTTCGCCGGCGGGCCGGGGCATGAATGGCTTCCACAGCCGCTTCCGGACTGGGTCGTCGACCGGATGTACACGACGTACGGGAACGAGGAGCTGGGGCAGCTCATCACGTCCCGACAGGTGCCTTACCGCACCCTTCTCGGTCACGCGGCCCATCCGATGGCGTCGATCCGGTCGACCGCGGTGCAGATGTGGGCCGGTCTGTCGGAGGAGAGGCGCGCCGCCCTGCCGGCCGATCCCCACCCGGCCGTCCGCGCGGCGTTCGAGCGGCGGATGCGGGAGGAGGACGCGGAGGAGAACGAGCGGCAGCTGAACCGTTTGCCCCCGCACAATTCGCACGCCCGCAGCCACATCCTGGTGAACCGCCCCCTCACCCGGGCGGTCGTCGACTCCCTCCTGCACGGCACCGACGAGGAAGACCACTGGGTGCTCGCCCACAACCACAGCACCCCGCCCGATGTCGTCGCGCTGATGGCCGCGTCACCGGACACCGGGGTCCGACTGGAGGTCGCCGGCCGTGCCGTCCTCGCGCGGGAGGTGGTGGAACTCCTGGCCCACGACCGCGACCCCGGCGTACGGACCGCCGTCTCCGTACGCCCCGAGCTGACCGAGGCCGAGCGCGCCGCGATCGACTACGTCGTGGACCAGGACGAGGACTTCTTGCCCATTCCGCACCACACCCGTCCCCCGCGCGACCCCGCGGTGACCACGTCGCGAGCGAACTCCGCGCACCCGCTCCTGCGCCGCCACGCCGCCACCGACCCGGCACTCCCCGCCGCTCTGGTCGCACTCCTCGCGGAGGACGACGACCTCGGCGTACGGGTGCTGCTGGCCCAGAACCACCCCGCCCCGCCGCCGGAACTGCTGCTGCGTTGCCATCTGGAGTACACGGGGCGGGAACGTGACCGTCTGACGACGCGGCCCGGCTTTCCGGTCACCGGGCTCGCCGCCCGTTTCGCCGACGCGGAGGACCCCTCGGTGCGCCGGCTCGCCACTCTCGATCCGGAGCTGCAGCCGGCGTGTGCGGATGCGCTCACCCGCGATCCGGACCCGGGCGTACGGGCAGCCGCGGCGCGTCACCCCCGGCTTCCGCCGCGGCGGCTGCTCGCCCTGCTCGACGACGAGGAACTGGCTGGGGACGGTGCGGCGAATCCCGTGCTTCCGCTCGCCGTGATGTACGGATTGCTCGACGCATGA
- a CDS encoding serpin family protein, producing the protein MPIDLDDDAVLLVLAAAQVVRLKWLRPFRDSGMTPETGPWQGRELLALCRSTSLLDRIGVAGTDHGPLTVLKVLGDTGVDVHLLLGAPDMAPGDVLQAGIGTLTGTYRIVPGDRLPFGGPGPGLTVGTVGSRTPDPTLAVLTSPFRLSADHDLLHRPALFGLSTAMDGSHGHFPRMSAAPLAVASARQSATAVFDAEGFEAASVTAIGAMAAGLGPPPRHTTKYIEAEFDRPFGFLAVHRTSRLVLSAGWVAEPTPCPEFDSEPAS; encoded by the coding sequence ATGCCGATCGACCTTGACGACGACGCCGTCCTTCTGGTCCTGGCTGCCGCGCAGGTCGTGCGACTGAAGTGGCTTCGGCCCTTCCGGGACAGCGGGATGACTCCCGAAACCGGTCCCTGGCAAGGGCGTGAACTCCTCGCTCTGTGCCGGTCGACCTCGCTGCTGGACCGGATCGGCGTGGCCGGGACGGACCACGGCCCGCTGACCGTCCTCAAGGTCCTCGGCGACACCGGCGTCGATGTCCACCTGCTGCTGGGCGCCCCCGACATGGCCCCCGGCGACGTCCTCCAGGCCGGCATCGGGACGCTCACGGGTACGTACCGGATCGTCCCGGGAGACCGCCTTCCCTTCGGCGGACCGGGGCCCGGTCTGACCGTCGGGACGGTCGGAAGCCGTACTCCCGATCCCACACTGGCCGTCCTCACCAGTCCCTTTCGCCTGTCGGCAGACCACGATCTGCTGCACCGGCCCGCGCTCTTCGGTCTGTCGACGGCCATGGACGGCAGCCATGGACACTTCCCCCGGATGAGCGCCGCCCCGCTGGCCGTCGCCTCCGCCCGGCAGTCGGCGACGGCCGTCTTCGACGCTGAGGGCTTCGAGGCGGCATCCGTGACCGCGATCGGTGCCATGGCGGCCGGGCTCGGCCCGCCACCGCGTCACACGACCAAGTACATCGAGGCCGAATTCGACCGCCCTTTCGGCTTCCTGGCCGTCCACCGCACCTCACGCCTGGTCCTGTCGGCGGGCTGGGTCGCCGAGCCGACGCCGTGTCCGGAGTTCGACAGCGAGCCCGCCTCATGA
- a CDS encoding DUF4190 domain-containing protein: MPYPAYGMPPRPATNGFAVASLITGIVCCLPPLGLVLGLIALAQIKKKGQDGRGLAIAGTALSVVSTILMTVAFATGGAAAFWDGLRDAADESARSRSTLDLRTGQCFDTPHGVEDEKETASVAVVDCEKPHDGEVSGAFPLHKFDRWPGDPAIESEAETRCEDINSAYALDRWAVPEAAETYYYMPTRDSWRLGDRTVVCTFAATEAKLKSSVRSDRTTLNPAQLAYLESEQAIEETRWEEPEDLFEDDPDANRVWAAQMSLTLEEQARALRAADWPAVARKDALARAKEYDAARKHYDRVTGALEEDEFWEGCGKAEEAFRQETEIAVRSALGLSTKPPAEPGDEGTGDPDAEETQPGEAV, from the coding sequence ATGCCGTATCCGGCCTACGGGATGCCTCCCCGCCCCGCGACCAACGGCTTCGCCGTCGCCTCCCTCATCACGGGAATCGTGTGCTGTCTGCCGCCGCTCGGGCTCGTCCTCGGACTGATCGCCCTTGCGCAGATCAAGAAGAAGGGGCAGGACGGGCGCGGGCTGGCGATCGCCGGGACCGCGCTCTCCGTCGTCAGCACGATCCTCATGACCGTCGCGTTCGCCACCGGCGGCGCCGCCGCGTTCTGGGACGGCCTCCGCGACGCCGCGGACGAGAGTGCCAGGTCGCGCTCCACGCTCGATCTGCGCACCGGGCAGTGCTTCGACACGCCCCATGGGGTCGAGGACGAGAAGGAAACCGCGTCCGTCGCGGTCGTCGACTGCGAGAAGCCGCACGACGGTGAGGTCTCCGGCGCCTTCCCGCTGCACAAGTTCGACAGGTGGCCGGGAGATCCGGCCATCGAGTCCGAGGCGGAGACCCGCTGCGAGGACATCAACAGCGCGTACGCGCTGGACCGGTGGGCCGTTCCAGAGGCGGCCGAGACGTACTACTACATGCCGACCAGGGACAGCTGGCGGCTCGGGGACCGGACCGTCGTCTGCACGTTCGCGGCCACCGAGGCGAAGCTGAAGTCCTCCGTCCGCAGTGACCGGACCACCCTGAACCCGGCGCAGCTCGCGTATCTGGAGAGCGAGCAGGCGATCGAAGAGACGCGGTGGGAGGAGCCGGAGGACCTCTTCGAGGACGATCCGGACGCCAACCGCGTCTGGGCCGCGCAGATGTCGTTGACGCTGGAGGAACAGGCCCGCGCGCTGCGTGCCGCGGACTGGCCCGCGGTCGCCCGGAAGGACGCCCTGGCGCGTGCGAAGGAGTACGACGCCGCCCGCAAGCACTACGACCGGGTGACCGGGGCGCTGGAGGAGGACGAGTTCTGGGAGGGCTGCGGCAAGGCCGAGGAGGCGTTCCGGCAGGAGACGGAGATCGCCGTTCGCTCCGCCCTCGGGCTCTCGACGAAGCCTCCCGCGGAGCCCGGGGACGAGGGAACCGGGGACCCGGACGCCGAGGAGACGCAGCCGGGCGAAGCCGTGTGA